In Nonlabens agnitus, the DNA window TGAGGCGTGTAGTTGAGATAGGTTTCTGCCAAAATATCCATGTTGTGGCGCATGTCTGGATTGATGAGATAATGCGCAAGCATGGTGTCAAAAATGGGTCCTTTAACATCTACCTGGTACTTATCCAGCACCTTGATGTCATACTTTAAATTCTGTCCAATCTTCTCAATTTCTGCCGATTCAAAAAATGGCTTGAGTTGATCCACCACGGCTTGAGCCTGCTCGCGATCTTGAGGAATAGGCAGGTAGTATCCTTTTCCTTTTTCCCAGCAAAAGGCGATCCCAACAAGTTCTGCAGCTAGTGGATCCAGACTGGTAGTCTCTGTATCAAAACAGACGCTGGTTTGCTTCATGAGGGTTTGAAGGAACAACTTGGTTCCCATTCCTTCCTGTACGACTTGGTATAGGTGGTCTGTAGTAGCTAGCGTTTGTCTGCCAGTGGCTTGGGCTTCGGCTTTGGTTCCAGAACCAGGCGTATCAAACAAGGAAAACTGACCAGCTCCTGCTGATGAATCTGAACTTGAATTGGAATTTGAATCTGCAGATTCAAGGATTTCTTTAGAAAAAATCTTAGCTAGCGTCTCCTTAGCCCTACGAAATTCCAACTCGTCAAAAATCTCGTGAACGGCTTCCACATCTGGATCGTCCAGAGTGTATTTGTCGGCACTAAAGGTGACGGGACAATCTAATTTAATGGTAGCGAGTTGTTTGGAAAGACGCCCCAATTCCGCATTCTCTCTTATTTTCTCGCCCAGTTTGCCTTTGATATTCTCTGCATTTTCCAGCAAGGCTTCCATACTGCCGTACTCTTTGATGTACTTTTTGGCCGTTTTATCACCTACACCAGGCAATCCTGGAATATTATCACTGGAATCACCCATCATTCCTAGATAATCAATCACTTGTTCTGGTCGCTCTACTTCAAATCGCTTTTGAACCTCTGGAATGCCCCATATTTCAATGCCATTACCCATGCGGGCTGGCTTGTACATAAAAATCTTTTCAGAAACCAATTGTGCATAATCCTTATCTGGCGTGACCATATAGACGGTAAACCCTTCTTTTTCCGCTTGTTTTGAAAGTGTCCCAATCAAATCATCTGCCTCGATACCAGCTTCTACGACGATAGGAATGTGCATGGCTTTGAGTATGCGCTGTATGTACGGAATGGCTAGTCGTATGGCTTCTGGAGTTTCATCGCGATTCGCCTTATAATCCTCGTACAATTCGGTACGTTCTGCGCTTCCTTCCTTATCAAAAGCAACGGCAAGATATTCTGGTTTCTCACGGCGTATGACGTCAAATAAAGAGTTGGTAAAACCCATGATGGCACTGGTATCCATGCCCTGTGAATTGATTCTTGGGTTTTTGATGAGTGCGTAATAGCCTCTAAAAATTAGGGCATAGGCATCAAGTAAAAACAGTCTTTTATCGTCAGTTCCGTCGTTTGTCAAAGTGTGTGGATTTTAGGAATGCTAAGATAAAATTCTCTTGCGAGAATGAACTTGAAATTGAACTCGAACTTGGGCTGGAAAAAATAACTTGAGGTCTGTCAAACAGTATCGAGCGACAGTCGCTCGACGCAGCTCGAATAAGAGAAAATAAATTTTATCTCGCTTTCGCGCCTGCCTGCCGGCAGGCAGGAAAGCGAACTAATTAAAAGTCAGATTTATAATTCAATCCTTATCGTTGTCCTCAAAGTCTTTGGTCAAGTCCAGATTTCTAAAAGTAGGCGATACCACGGCTGTAGTAATCACCGTGATGAGCGTCATAGTACCACCAAAGACAACAGCGGTCACCGTACCCATAAGCTTCGCGGTGACGCCACTTTCAAAAGCACCCAACTCGTTGGAAGATCCCACAAACATGGAATTCACGCTGGCGACCCGACCGCGCATGTGATCTGGTGTTTTGAGTTGCAGGATGGTCTGGCGTATGACCATGGAAACCCCATCAGTGACTCCGCTAAAAAAGAGCGCGACCAGAGACACCCAAAAAATGGAGGACAGTCCAAATGCGATGATACAAAGCCCAAACCCAAAGATGGCTACCAGTAATTTCTTACCTGCATTTTTACTGATGGGAATGTAAGCGGTAGCAATCATCGTCAATATCGCTCCAACCGATGGTGCCGCTCGCAGGACGCCAAAACCTTCACTTCCTACTTTAAGAATATCCTGTGCAAAAATGGGCAGTAGGATCACGGCACCACCAAAAAGTACCGATACCATGTCTAGTGTGAGCGCGCCTAAGATGGATTTGGTTTTAAATACAAAGGTCAAACCTTCTTTAAGGCTTTGTTTGATGGGTTCGTTGATTTTGGTATTGAGGATGGGTTTCTTGCCTATAAACATGACAGCTAATAACGCCAGCATCACGAGGCTAAATACAATGAGTAGCGACCAGTGCACACCAAACCAGCTTATCGCAAAGCCTGAAAAGGCCAGTCCTACTACTGAGGCGATTTGCCACGAGGAGCTACTCCAAGTCGCTGCATTGGGGTAGACTTTTTTGGGAACGATAAGCGCGATTAACGAGAACAAAATAGGACCGAAAAAGGATCTTAAAAAGCCACCAAAAAACACCAACGCATACACAGAATATAAAATAGTGTTGGTTTCCCAGCCATCAATAAATGCTGGCCAGGTCAATAAAAACAAACCCAAACTGATCAATGAAAATGCTCCAATGATGAGAGCCAGTAAATTCCGTTTTTCTCGTTGATCCACGATATGACCGGCAAAAAGTGCCATCCCAAATGCTGGAATAAACTCCATCAAACCTATGATGGCAAGCGACAACGGATCTTTAGTCAACGAATACACTTCCCATTCTATGACGATAAATTGCATGGACCACCCAAAGACCAGCAAAAAACGCATGAGCAGGAAAATGTTGAATTCTCTATATCGCAGTGCTGCGTAAGGATCGTTTTTGGCCAAGGTGGAATTTTTTTTGAATGCGAAATTAAATCAATTACAAAGAAATAAGTGTTTGTGCTACATCTACTGTGGTCGAGAGTTACATCCCGATATCGATGTTGTTTCTAGAAACAAAAAAGTAATTGCCCACGAGCATGTTCATTGTTACTTTTTAGGCAGGAAAAAATGGAATGATATTTAGAAAATTCCTGAGTAAACGCTATTGTTAATCCCGATGAGTGACGGATCAAAGTCTAGCTTATTTTTCAATAGAGAGGCATAAACGCTTCTAAAATCAATGTCATGAATGAGATCACCATCAGATAGGTTGGCGAGATCAGGATTCTTACCCAGCACGCGGCCGCGATTCTTGCCGCCTATGATAAATACCGGTGCGGCAGTACCGTGATCCGTACCGCTGCCGTTATTCTTGACGCGACGACCAAACTCTGAGAAAATCACCAGCGTGATGCGCTCCATAAGTCCGGCACTCTTCAAGTTCTTATAGAAGGAAAATACGGCATCGTTTACCTCAGTTAGTTTTCTCGCATGGGTTCCCAATTGATTGTTGTGCGTATCAAAACCACCCAAGGATGTGTAGTAGACCTTAGAATTCAACTCGCCTTTGATAAGTTGGGCAATCCATTTGAGCTGTACGCCAAGAGCTGATTTTGGATAACCATATTCTTGCCCAGCTTTTTTCAATGCTTTCTGGATTTCCTTGCTTCCATCTTGAGTTCCTGCCGCGATTGTGCGTACAAAGTCTAGTGATGGATGACCAGATAGGTCCATTTCAGTTTGCAGGTTGGTCTTGAATCTATTGACGTCTCGTACCGTGATGCTGTTGGGTTCAGATCCTTTTAAAGCGAGATTATCGATGCGATCCACATTCATACCAGCGGTTGGGATGATGTCATCACACTGCACATCCAGATAACGTCCCAACCATCCATTGCGTAGGTATTCATTGGATTTACTGCATGTTTGCCAGATCTCCTGACTACGGAAATGTGATTTCACCGGTTCTGGATAGCCCACATTTTGAAGAACTGTTAAATCACCAGCTTGCTGGATCGCCGCAAGGCCTTTCAATGCTTGGTGAAAGCCCATTCCTTTGTTTTTATTGATCACATCATCTGCAGATAGTTTTATGGTAGGACGATATTCCTGATATAAAGGATCCTCAAATGGCACATAGGTATTGAGCCCGTCGTTACCACCATCCAATTGTAGAAAAACTAAGGATTGCTCACCCATAGAAGCATATTTATGGGCAGCTGCCTTTAAAAAGTTGGGCAGCATCATGGCACCGCTGGATGCGGTAGCGGTGAAAGTCATAAAATTTCTTCTGTTCATGAGGTTGCCTTTTAAATCACCTGATATTCTGGTGTGGTGATGATGTATTCATAGGCTCGTAAAATCCCTAATTCTGAGCCTTCTTTATGGGGTTGGAAGTCATACTTCAATATTTCTTCTAAATCTGCTTGTATGGTAGGTGTCGTGATGGTTAAGGTCTGATCCAATAGGTACGCGATGATTTGCTTGTTGTTTTCCAATTCTTTTGGAATTTGTAAATCGGGCAATTCAGGATCTTCAGTTCTATTCATCATGTTGCGCTTGGAAATGCGTTCCCCAGAAGCTAACATACGAGCGACTTGATTGCGTCTTAATAAAATGGAAGAGGTGATCCAGGAATTGCCGCCTTCCCAACCCTTAACATTCGGTTGATTATAAAGATCCATGGATTGATCGCGCAGGAATGTCACAATTTGTTTGGGTTCTATACGATCCTCAACTTGAAGCTCCTGTATGGTTTGTAGTGCAAACCGTAATGGATCCTTTACTTTAGTAGCGATGGGGTTTTTATCGTATTCCGATAGGAATATTTTCTCAAGAAGCGGTTGGATTTCAAAATCCTGCTCTCTAAAATAATCACCGTATTCCTTAATCAATGCAATAGATGGATTGTCGTATACAAACCACTTGAGGATCTTTTCTGTAATAAGAAAAGGAATGGCTTCTTGTTCAAAAATAATATCCACGATGGCATCGCTATCAAAAAAACCAGTTTGCCCTAAATAGGTGATTTCTTCATTTTCTCGCTGTCTATTGCGGTAGTTACCTGTTTGATTACCATAAGTAAGTCCAGCCAGAGCTTTGGCACCACTTTTTACATCTATTTCTGTATAGTTGCCGATGCCTAGTGTGAAAAGCTCCAACAGTTCACGACTCAAATTTTCGTTATTGCTGCCCTTTCGGTTTTTATCATTGTCCAGATAGGAAATCACTGCGTTGGACTTAACCATCGTTTTGGTCAATTCCCTAAAGTTGCCGAAGGCTTGTTCATACAGTGCTGTATAGTGTTCAAAAATCCATGGAGCTACCTTGACTTTCTGGTAAGTAGCCACATAATGATTGTGCCAGAAACACACCATGTTTTCGCGCAAAGGGAATTGGGCATCCTGCATGCGCTGTATCCAGTCAAGGCTTATACTGCGCAGGTTTTGCCGTTGTTCCCGTCGGGCTTCGGCTTTTTGCTCTGGAGATAATTGGTTCAGTTCCCTGCGGCGAGACCTGATCGATTGAAAATCCATGGGCTGTCCTTCCAAAAACTCTGGAATATCCATTGGATCGTTATAGGCAAAGGATTTTGCAAGATATCCAGCAAGCCCCAAATCACTAATCAAATCTTGTTGCGCGGTGCTGAATCCCAGCCGTAGCGACCATATGGCTTGCTTATTCATATCAGTGATTTGTACTAAGACCATTAAAGTTACTCAAAGTCTAGGCACGTCAACAACTTTAACATTTATAAGATTGATGTTGAGGTAGTTCGCTTTCGCGAAAGCGAAACAATTTACAAGCGGCTATTAAAAATGAAACTTTAGAGATACTTTGATCTTTGACCGCACGAGTGGTTACCGGCTAGCCTTGTAGTGTGCAACAATGACCGACGAGACGTGTAATCGTTCCAGCATGCGAACAATGGTTTTCATCTTGCTGTATCTTTGTTCTTTAGTTGTAAAAGCTCGCTAAGTACTGCGGGCATTTTTAATTTTTAGAATGGATTTATGACAAACTTAAGTGAGCAAAAGGTAGTTGCAGGGTTTGTTCCTAGTAGTTTCGCAGTATGAGATGGATTGTAGCCTTATTAGTTGTAGTTGTATTTGAATTTTATTCGTTTCAACTTATCAGAACCTTGTCACGTGGCCACTGGTGGAAATGGGTCTACCTCGCCATATCCATAGGCGTGTTTGCAAACTTAATTCTGCAATTTTATCTGCATCCAGACCGTACCATAGTCTCTGGAGCACGAGATTTTGCAGTAACCTTGTTTCTTGCCTTGCTACTTGCTAAAGTGATTTTCACAATTTTTATGCTAGGAGAAGACCTGTATCGACTGGC includes these proteins:
- a CDS encoding DUF1800 domain-containing protein is translated as MNKQAIWSLRLGFSTAQQDLISDLGLAGYLAKSFAYNDPMDIPEFLEGQPMDFQSIRSRRRELNQLSPEQKAEARREQRQNLRSISLDWIQRMQDAQFPLRENMVCFWHNHYVATYQKVKVAPWIFEHYTALYEQAFGNFRELTKTMVKSNAVISYLDNDKNRKGSNNENLSRELLELFTLGIGNYTEIDVKSGAKALAGLTYGNQTGNYRNRQRENEEITYLGQTGFFDSDAIVDIIFEQEAIPFLITEKILKWFVYDNPSIALIKEYGDYFREQDFEIQPLLEKIFLSEYDKNPIATKVKDPLRFALQTIQELQVEDRIEPKQIVTFLRDQSMDLYNQPNVKGWEGGNSWITSSILLRRNQVARMLASGERISKRNMMNRTEDPELPDLQIPKELENNKQIIAYLLDQTLTITTPTIQADLEEILKYDFQPHKEGSELGILRAYEYIITTPEYQVI
- the polA gene encoding DNA polymerase I, encoding MTNDGTDDKRLFLLDAYALIFRGYYALIKNPRINSQGMDTSAIMGFTNSLFDVIRREKPEYLAVAFDKEGSAERTELYEDYKANRDETPEAIRLAIPYIQRILKAMHIPIVVEAGIEADDLIGTLSKQAEKEGFTVYMVTPDKDYAQLVSEKIFMYKPARMGNGIEIWGIPEVQKRFEVERPEQVIDYLGMMGDSSDNIPGLPGVGDKTAKKYIKEYGSMEALLENAENIKGKLGEKIRENAELGRLSKQLATIKLDCPVTFSADKYTLDDPDVEAVHEIFDELEFRRAKETLAKIFSKEILESADSNSNSSSDSSAGAGQFSLFDTPGSGTKAEAQATGRQTLATTDHLYQVVQEGMGTKLFLQTLMKQTSVCFDTETTSLDPLAAELVGIAFCWEKGKGYYLPIPQDREQAQAVVDQLKPFFESAEIEKIGQNLKYDIKVLDKYQVDVKGPIFDTMLAHYLINPDMRHNMDILAETYLNYTPQSIVELIGKKGKNQKSMRDVDVEKVKEYAVEDADITFQLKQHFTPELKAAGTDKLFADIEIPLLRVLADMEIEGINLDEDYLSSLSRKLTEDIAALEKNIYKEAGEEFNIGSPKQLGEILFGKLKLVDKPKKTKTGQYSTAEDVLSYLAKDHQIIADVLEYRGLAKLQSTYVDALPNQVNPDTQRIHTNYMQTVAATGRLSSTDPNLQNIPIRTERGRQVRKAFVPRDENYTLLAADYSQIELRIIAALSEEENMMAAFQSGEDIHASTAAKVFDVALEDVTREQRSNAKTVNFGIIYGVSAFGLSNQTDLDRSEAKELIDTYYKTYPKLRAYMDDQVAFARENGYVETVLGRRRYLKDINSSNAVVRGAAERNAVNAPIQGSAADIIKIAMINIHKKLEELNCKSKMLLQVHDELVFDIHNDELEDMKKLIQEEMQNAYKMSVPLDVEVGVGENWLEAH
- a CDS encoding MFS transporter, with product MAKNDPYAALRYREFNIFLLMRFLLVFGWSMQFIVIEWEVYSLTKDPLSLAIIGLMEFIPAFGMALFAGHIVDQREKRNLLALIIGAFSLISLGLFLLTWPAFIDGWETNTILYSVYALVFFGGFLRSFFGPILFSLIALIVPKKVYPNAATWSSSSWQIASVVGLAFSGFAISWFGVHWSLLIVFSLVMLALLAVMFIGKKPILNTKINEPIKQSLKEGLTFVFKTKSILGALTLDMVSVLFGGAVILLPIFAQDILKVGSEGFGVLRAAPSVGAILTMIATAYIPISKNAGKKLLVAIFGFGLCIIAFGLSSIFWVSLVALFFSGVTDGVSMVIRQTILQLKTPDHMRGRVASVNSMFVGSSNELGAFESGVTAKLMGTVTAVVFGGTMTLITVITTAVVSPTFRNLDLTKDFEDNDKD
- a CDS encoding DUF1501 domain-containing protein, which gives rise to MNRRNFMTFTATASSGAMMLPNFLKAAAHKYASMGEQSLVFLQLDGGNDGLNTYVPFEDPLYQEYRPTIKLSADDVINKNKGMGFHQALKGLAAIQQAGDLTVLQNVGYPEPVKSHFRSQEIWQTCSKSNEYLRNGWLGRYLDVQCDDIIPTAGMNVDRIDNLALKGSEPNSITVRDVNRFKTNLQTEMDLSGHPSLDFVRTIAAGTQDGSKEIQKALKKAGQEYGYPKSALGVQLKWIAQLIKGELNSKVYYTSLGGFDTHNNQLGTHARKLTEVNDAVFSFYKNLKSAGLMERITLVIFSEFGRRVKNNGSGTDHGTAAPVFIIGGKNRGRVLGKNPDLANLSDGDLIHDIDFRSVYASLLKNKLDFDPSLIGINNSVYSGIF